DNA sequence from the Camelus dromedarius isolate mCamDro1 chromosome 24, mCamDro1.pat, whole genome shotgun sequence genome:
GTTGCAGGTCACAGCTCAGTCCAGGGAGAAACAAAGGTGAAAGAAAAAGAGTCAACAGTAGCACCTTACACGTAGTTGCTGGCTGGGGCGGAGCGGGCGGCAGAGTACTTGGCCGAATAGGGCTTGTCGTTACGGGGCGGGCAGTTGCAGCAAAGCAGGCCCCCACCGAGCATCAGCAGACCAGCGGCAGCCCAGCCGATGTAGAGCGAGGCTCCCATCTCCCGCTTCTGGCCAGAGGCCACCAGTGGGTTGTAGAAGTCGCGGATGACATTGTGGGCCGTCCAGGACACGGGCACCATCACCAGCAGGCCGGCCAGCAGGAACACCACGCCGGCCACGATCATGGTCTTGGCCTTGGCGCTCTCATCCTCCACGCAGTTGGTGCACTTGCCGCCCACCACCGACAGCAGCACGCCCAGCACGGCCAAGATGATGCAGATGACGATGAGGGCGCGGGCCGCCTGCAGGTCCTGCGGCAGCGCCAGCAGCGAGTCGTACACTTTGCACTGCATCTGGCCCGTGCTCTGCACCACGCAGTTCATCCACAGGCCTTCCCAGATGGTCTGCGACGTGACAATGTTGCTGCCGATGAAGGCCGTCACACGCCACATGGGCAGCGCACAGCTCAGTATGGCGCCCAGCCAGCCCAGCACAGCCAGAGCGATACCCATCACCTGCAGCCCCATGGAAGCCATGGCTCAGCGTCTGCCGGGATCTAGGACCTGGAAGGCAGTGAGGATCCGGTCTTTGGGGCTGTAGGAGTCCAAATGCTGGGGACGAACACTCTGCCTTTCACTACAAGCCCGGAGGCAAAGCCAGTTGGAGCAGCTCCGAGCGGGAGAGTCAGGAGCACAAGCCCGGGGAGTAAGACCAGACCAGTTCCTTCCTGCCAACAGCTGCCGCACGCTCAGACTAAAGACCGAAGCAGTTATAAGGCTCGGCGGGAGGGGCGGTGGCTGAGGGAGGGGTTTCAGTCCCTGGAGCCGCCCCCTGACCAGTTTCGCTAGATTCCTGAGCCTACCAACAAAGGCATTTTAaggccccagccctgggctcctgcGTCATGACCTGGAGAGCCAGTCTCAGGAAACTGCCCTTTCCCCCTGCTGAGGCCCATGCTGAGGTCAGGCAGACACTGAGTCACAGCCTACAGGCACCTGGACAGATGGTGGGGGAGGTGTGGGTGGGTTATGGGGACAGGGAGTTGGGGGAGCCAGGCCCAGCCAAGTTCAGGGCCTGAAGACCAGACTCCCCGCACCCCAGGGCTCCCTCATACCAGgcttgggtgggtgggtggcggTAGGGACCTTCAGGGAGAGGGTCTGAGGATGGGGTTCTGAGAATGTCAAGGGGGCCACACCTTGATTTCTGTTGTCCTTATCACCTTTATCACTGGCCTGATCATTACTATTAACAGTCTCACCATCCATGCCTCTGCCCCACCAGCGGTCTGGACATCTAATGCAGTCCAGTTTTAAGGAACAAGGAGCTGGAGGGCCGGGACTCCTGGGTCCATCACCGGCCCCCATCTCTCGCCCACCATCACCTGGCTTCCCAGCCCCGCCAGAGGAGGAGACTTGGAGGTGATGCCCTTTAGgccaaagagagaaggaaggctgCCCCCATCACAGAAGTTTCGGCCAGTTTCTGCCAGGCTGAGCCTGCTTGACCAGAACTGGATGGGGGAGGTCACCAAGAGCAAGCCATGGGCCAGACCCTGGGGACATCAGCCCCGCAAACGGGTGTTTACTCAGTGAAGATAGACAGAACAGTTGTCTGATAAAGCCAGGATGGGAGCAAAGTCCCGTGAGACTTCAAAGGGGAGTGAGAACTCAGatagggtggaggtggggttccAGGGAGGGGGCCTGACATGGAAGGGGTGCTCCCTGGCACAACTCCAATGGGGCGCTGAATTCTTGGGCTGTGCTGCAGAGGGCACTGACGTCAGAAATCACCATGGATGGgtcccctggagttgtgcaaggCAGCCGGACTAGGTGAAGGAGAACTTCGGGGAGAGGGAACAGCGAGGACAAAGGTGCCGAGGTGGGGAAGTGCAGCCAGTTCTGGGAGCCAGAACAGATGCACAGGAATCCAGTCTGACCAGGGACAgggggagtaggggaggggctggagtgAAAGAGCCAAAAATCTCTGCCTCAGGCATCACTGAGCCTTGGGCTGTGCACCGAGGCATGGAGATGAACAAGGGGATTGGGTGCCAGGGTGTGGGGTCTCCATGCACGTTAGAAAGGGGTCTGTGGAAATAGGACAGAGGTCAAAGCAGCGCAGGGCTCGAGGGTCTGGAAGGGCTTGATTCAGGGCAGGGGAACCCAGAGGAAGAGGCCATAGTAGCGGTGAGAGAGACTGGCTGGGCTCATCCCGGCTGGATCAAGGGAACCCCACATCCTCTCTTTCCCACATGCTGAGCTCCAGTGAGACCCTGAGCTTTGTCTAACATTGCACCTGGGTGCTGGGGCGCTGTGTGTCCAATCTGACCAGAAGCTTCCTGAAAGAGGACTTCCCAGCAGGTGTGATTTGGGTGGAGGGCTTCTGTGAGCTACTTTGAAGCACGCCTGCTGAACCACAGTGCTGGAGGGGACAATCTAGCATGATGGGGAAGTTGAGGTCCCGGACTGTGGTTGACTGTAACACAGTGGCCTCCCCTCCAAGACTGGGGGCTCCTGGAGGACCGAAGCATGGCTTTATTCAACCTCAGAGCTCAGCGCAGGGGCTGACACATGCTAAGTGCTCACCAAGATAGGAGGCATTACCCCTCCTGGTTCCCAGTTGCCCTCCCGGACTCTCCTCCAcaccctgcccccctcccccaggcacaCACACCAACACAAACAGGGATGGTTTCTGCCTGGATCACGCCTCCCCGGGATTTTCCTAACAAGGCTTTGAGGAACAGCACACAAAGAGACCAGTGGACTGAGCAACAGAGATAACTAACTACCCTTCGAGATGAAGGATAAGAGCTTTCCTGCAATGACCTCATCTCAGCCTGCCTGTCAGTAAGCAAGGCAAGAACTTTCCTGCCTGTAcacagatgggtaaactgaggcctggagagggtcAGGGATTTGCCCAGCACTTGCCCAGGGACTTGGGTGGGCACgtcatcccagcccttcagtaAGGTTTCTGCCTACAGAAGTGAATTGGCCAGAAGGccaggccccccccccaccctgctACACCCCCACCAACTTCCTGCTCACGTTCTGGGACAGAGTCAGCTGGTACGTGGAGAagcaggagtgggggagggggagcgcaCAGGCCCTAGAACTTTCCACCTGTGGCCCAACAGAAGTGACTAAGAATCTGTCCTTTCCGGCCCAGCTCAGCCAAGCACATCAGaggcgggcgggggaggggctgagagCTAGGAGGAGGGCAGGTGCCAGAGGGCCCCAGGCAAagggcaggcccagggcaggggaggtCTCCAGAGCTCAGGCAGGGCGGAGGGTGCCCAGGTGTGAAGGAGCTGCAGGAGCGGCTCTGCACTTGAGTGGAGCTGGAGAGATATCTGTTGATGCTAAATTTATGCCGGGAGACACTAACTGGGTCCCACCCACCTGCTGCAGGAAAAACACCAGCAAAGCTGGAACACTTTTCCTATATGCACTCTGACTCCCTGAGCCTGGCTCTCCCAACAGCCCAGATAACCTTTCACTGTGACACTTTATAATGTGTCTGCCATTCATCACCTTTGCTTTTCAGACTGAGTGGGcacttatttcttttcctttgtcccAACATATACTGCATAATTTTATATCAAACATGCCAGTTGTTATCAAGGACAGCCCTCTCCCCAACCAGATCGGTTCATCCATCCCTGCCCATAACCTTCTTgccagccctgtgaccttggggaagccagctccatccctgagcctcaacttccctctttgtaaaatgaggatgcaAATACCCCTCCCCTACTGAAGACAAGGGTGAAGTGGGATGAGGATGTGAAAAATGCTTTGTGTGCTGAAGTTCAGTACCAAAGCTAGCATTTCCCATGCCTATAAACCATCCTGCCAGCCCTGTGACCTGGGGAACCCGGCTccgtctctgagcctcaacttctcTCTTTGTAAATTGAGGGTGTTAGCACCCTCCTCTATCTAAGACACAGATGAAATAGATGAAAATGTGAAGtgggtggggggtatagctcagcagtagaatGCATGCCTGGCGTGCAGAAAggcccgggttcaatccccagggccttcgttaagggaaaaaaaaaaagaggacgtGAAAATGCTTTGTGAGCTGAAAACTTTAGGAccctgaggagggaagagggaagcaaTCCCTCAGCTCTGGTCCCGCTGGTACCAAATGGGAGATAGGACTTCTCAGACCCTTGTCCGCGAAGTGCCAGGGGAGCCAAGTCTTTGATCacaatacacatatacacacaaacgcacgcacgcacgcacacatgcacgcacagaGTGCCTCATGCCCAGCTCCTcaggaaagagacagataaaaaCTCTCATTCAACCCTGACCCTGAGGTGACCTGCTGTCTTCTGAGCCTTCTGTGCCCTTTTCTGGCCTGTGCGGATCTACCAGACTCCTGCCTGGGCGACCAGAAGAATCTCCAGGGGACCTGGGTCCCAGAACTTTCAATCCTCATCTTCCAGGACCAGAAACTCTAAGGCCCAGTCAGCCAGTGTCAAAATTATTCCTCACCAAACATAGCATCTTGATCTTTATAAAACCAAGGGTCTTTTTTGAAGGCAAAAAAAGCAGCAGCCTCACTCTCAGCTTGGAAGTTTGTCTAGCTGGAAGTTGGTTCAGAACTAATTATTTTTGCAAGAGTTCACTCACTTCTCAGCCCACAGACACAAGTTaagattctgttcttttttaaccAGTGACAATGCtgttaaatt
Encoded proteins:
- the CLDN4 gene encoding claudin-4; amino-acid sequence: MASMGLQVMGIALAVLGWLGAILSCALPMWRVTAFIGSNIVTSQTIWEGLWMNCVVQSTGQMQCKVYDSLLALPQDLQAARALIVICIILAVLGVLLSVVGGKCTNCVEDESAKAKTMIVAGVVFLLAGLLVMVPVSWTAHNVIRDFYNPLVASGQKREMGASLYIGWAAAGLLMLGGGLLCCNCPPRNDKPYSAKYSAARSAPASNYV